The stretch of DNA GCCTCCGAATCATCAACGATAGTTAAACTTGATTTCTTCCCTAACACAGCGGTAATCATCTTCTCAAAGGCAGCCGTGACTTCTTCGCCTATATCAGAAAAATCCCCCAAACCCGTCATCCGCCTGAACTCTATATAATCTTCCCTTCTTAAATCGTTATCAACTTGTTGGCCGGGCCTTAACACGCAGATAGCTTTAACCTGAATGTTCTTTTGAATCTGAGATTTCAGAATCGAACAGACCGATAGCATCAACTTCGGAGGATACTGCTCAACGATGATTATGCGTTCCTTGGCGGAGGCGATGGTGAGCGCGAGTTTTCTTCGCACCGCAAACATGCCTCTGACAGTCCACACTAAATCCTCGGCGGTGCTCTTCTCGGTCTGCTGCATCTCCGCCAAAAGCCTAGTTGCGTCGTCGGCTGCTGCCAAGTAAGAGTTTCTCATGCGGTCAACTACTATGCTTGGGGAGATGGCATTGTAGAATACGGGTCTGCCGCTTTGGTACTCCACGGCGCCCATGTCGAGTAGTTGGTCGAGGACTTCGTAGATTTTTGTTCGGGGGACGCCGGAGAGTTTCTGGATGTCGGCGACGCCTGAGGGGCCTAGGGCGGCTAGGGCGGAGTAGACTTTGGCTTGGTAGAGGCTTAGTCCGAGTTTGGTGAGGGCTTGGGTTAGCTGTTCCTGCTGCTCAACAATCATTTTTGTCACTCCAATAGTAACAACAAAATTATAAGAAGAAACCGCTTAATAACAATTGAGGAAAAAACATGACAACACAACCCGCCATCCAAACCCAAAACCTCACAAAAATATACAAAGAAGGCAAAATCAAAGCCGTCGACAACCTCAACCTAAAAATCCAAAAAGGAGAAATCTACGCCCTCATCGGCGGCAACGGCTCGGGCAAAACCACCACCATCAACATGCTAACAGGCTCACTGTACCCCACCACAGGCCAAATCCACGTGCTAGACCTACCAATCCCCAAACAGCGCCGAGCAGCCGCAGCCCAAATCGGCGTCGCCCCCCAAGAATACGCACTCTACAGCGACCTCTCAGTTGAAGAAAACATCTGGTTCTTCGCCCAACTCAACAACATGAAACACACAGAATTCGATAAGCGACTCGACGAGTTGCTGCCCATACTTAAGCTGGACGAACGGCGAAAAACCGTGGTTTCCAACCTCTCCGGCGGCATGAAGCGGCGAACCAGCATCGCCTGTGCTTTGGTGCATCAACCAAAAATCGTGTTTTTCGATGAAGCCACCGTGGGCATCGATCCGGTGCTCCGAGCTTTCTTCTGGGATTATTTCCGTTCGCTGGCAAAAGAGGGCTTAACGATTGTTCTCACCTCGCATGTGATGGATGAGGCAGAGCGCGCGGATAGGATTGGTTTGATGCGGGGCGGCAAACTCATCGAGGAGGGGTCGCCTGCGGAGATCAAACGAGCCTATAAGGCAGGCTCCATCGAGGATGTTTTCATTAAACTCAGCGTGGAGGCGGCTTTAGATGAGTAAGCAGGGCTTCTCTTTTAGCCGTGTGGGAGCTGTGGCGTGGCGGGTTATGAAGCAGATTACCCGGGACCGACGCACTCTGGGGATGATTATTATGATGCCGGCGATAATCATGCTTATCTTTGGGTTTGCTTTGGGCGGCGAAGTTAAAAATGTCCCCGTAGTCGTTGACAACCAAGACGCAGGCTACAGCGTCACTGGCGCCTCAAGTGATGTCTCGGTGTTTTTTGGCGGCAACATCACCCAGGCCCTGCAAAGCGACGATAGGGTTAAAGTTACCCAGTGCAGCTTCGAAGAGGGCAGATGCGGCGTAGACAACGGAACATGCTTTGCAGCCCTTGAAATACCTGCGAATTTCTCTGAGGTTCTCTTTAAAAGAAGTTTAGGAGCCGCGGCAACTCAGCTTGCCAACATACAAGTTGTTATCAACACAACCGCCAACGCCAGCAGCAGTCAACCAGCCCAGATAAGTATTCCTGCAAGCCTCACTGAAGCATTAACTGCAATCGAAGAAGACCAAAACGCCACCCTTATCCTCTACATCGATGGAACCAAGCCCCTCAACCAAGCCAGCGTTTTAGCAGCGGTTCAGAATGCCCTGCAGACATCGTTTGGGGCAACCAGCGTTGAACTAGATAAGGAATATGCGTTTGGCAACCTGGAGTTTTCGGGGCTGGATGTTAGCATTCCCTCGGTTATCGCGTTTGTGCTGACTTTTCTTGTGCTGCTTATCTCACTGATAATCATCACCCGCGAATCCACCTCGGGCGTGCTGGCGCGTCTCTATGCGACGCCACTGTCAGCTATCGAGCGGCTGCTGGGCTACTCCGCGGGTCTTCTGGTGCTCGGCATCGTTATGGCAGGGGTAATCTTAGGCATCGGAGTGGGCGTATTTGGCGCGGCGGTGCAGGGTAACCTCGCACTGCTGTTCTCCGCCATGGTGCTCTATGCATTGGCGCATATTTTCATGGCGGTGTTCCTGTCCAACTTCGCCAAAAACGAGTTGCAAGCCGTCCAGATGGCGCCGCTCATAGCGTTGCCCAGCATGGCCTTAAGCGGCATGCTCATCCCCATAAACGCTTTTCCCGAGTGGGTACAGACCATCAGCAAATTTGTACCCATGTACTATGGCAACCAAATCTTCGAGGGCATCATGCTCAAAGGCTATGGCATCGTGGAGTTAGGCCTTGATTTCGCAGTTATCGGCGGCATCGCGGCGCTGTTCTTTGCGTTGGCGGTTATGACGGTTAAAGATAGAATCCCCAGTTAAGCCTGGAGGGGAACCGATTCAAAAATCCCAAACACGTTGCCTTCAGGGTCCTTGGCTAACGCAAACCAACCCATCTGGGGAATCTCCATTTTTGGAGCAACTATTTGACCTCCCAAGGCAACTACTTTTTTGCTGTACTCATCAACCGATTCCACGTTGATGTAGTTAACGGGTTGCTGCTGGGGCTGCTCTTTTTTGTACATGCCGCCATTTACACCGGGCCTCAGAAGGTTACCTTTCTCATCACTGGGTACGGTTGTGATGCCATAGTACTCCATGATGGGGGTTTTCTCGATTTTCCAATCAAAAAGGCCCGAGTAAAATTTCTTGAGTTTCTCCACATCGTTTGCGGGGATTTCAAAATGTATGACTGTATGATCCACTAAAAATCACCAAACTCTAGAAGAAGGGGAAATTATTAAAGCGTTGCTAAACCTTTGATGCGGCGTCTTTTAGGCGGCTGCACCAGTCAGCGATTTTCTTTTCTGTTTCCTCTTTGCTGTTGAAGGGGTCTTTTAGGGCTAACTCGCCGGCGACTTCTATGTTGGGCAGCATTTCACGGATTTTTTGGCTGGCTTGCTTTGGGTCAGAATCAAACGTGTAGAACAGAGCCACTTTCTTGCCTTCCAAACTGTTCTTGGAAAGGTAGGTGCGCACGGCGGGTGATGGAGCCCAAGCCCAGATAGGTGTACCTAAAACGATAAGGTCATAATCAGCAGGGTTGCATTTTGAGGGGGCAATCTCGGTGAGGCGCTTTTGGGTTGCGTCTTTGCCGCCCATGATCCAGCCTATTTTGCCCTCGCGCTTTTTAAGGTCTACAACCTGCTCTATGTCTGCACCGAGTTCAGCGGCGATGGCTTCGGCGGCAAACTTGGTTTTGCCTGTTCTTGTATAGTAGACAACTAAGGATTTCATGTGTGGTCATAATGGGTTTGTTTGTAGGTGTATAAGAAACTTGCCAATGCGGAAACTGCAGCGGCGCTTACGTCCCGTAATTAGCTTACGCCCCGTAAGTATTTACACCCTGTAAGTAAAAGCATTATCGAAGAACAAAGGACCGCAACATCGGATCCCCAACAAAATAACGCCCCTTGCTCTGCTGAAGCAGCATACCTGCCTGAAGATTCTTAATTATCCTATCCACAGTAACATCATTAACAATCGTATCCTTAGCAAACGATACCGACCTTTTAATTTCCGTCCAACTAGAAGGGACAGAAGCCTGTCTAAGCGCTGCAAGATACGCTGAACGGTCCCGGTTACGTAAGAAATGTTCAAGTTCATCCGCTACGATTTGCGAGGCTTCTTTCACAGTTTCTTCAAGGGCGCGTTCATGTGAAAGACGTTGCACACAAACTTTGTTTCCATATAATGTTAGCCAACCGGGGATACCGTCCAAACGTTCAACCGCATCGTTTATCTTCTTGCTGGAAACCTCCATACTGCATTGTAAGAAACCCTTCCCAAGAAACTTTTTAGATTGCTCCTCCTTGAATGGATTCACTTCAATAATGGCAGGTGAGCGCCCATAGAGGGGTGAAGCGGAGTTGGGCTCTAAAAGTGTTTTCATTAGACCAAACATAGATCCCGTAAAAACGAAGGTCAAGTTGCTGTGGGTGTTAAATAGATTTGCCAAAATTCTTAACAAACGCCCTGAAATGGCTGCGAGTTCCTGTACCTCATCGAGTTCAATTGCATAAGGCTCCTTTTGTCTTCCCAGTGCATCAAGTAAATCCCATGCGGTTCCCATCGGCTTTTTAGAGAGAGTAATACTTATGCCGTTGGAACCGACTGTCGCGCCTTCGAGTGTTATGTTCTTGATTTTGTTTATGATACTTTTTTCTTCGTTGATTGCTCTGGCTAACGCTTTTAGAAAATCGTCTGTTCCCTTCGCACCCCAGAGGTTAACGTATATGACTTTAATGTTTCGACGTGTCAGGGTTGGAGCAGCCGCTTTTAGAAGGCTTGTTTTGCCTACCATTCGGGGTCCTTTGAGGGCAACCCAGCGTTTTGCTTCTATTAACCGAATGAGGTCTGATAGTTCTTGTTCGCGACCGAAGAGTTCTTTGGGTGACTCTTTGGGTTTGAGATCAAACAATGACATTTACTTACGCCCCGTAAGTTACTTACGCCCCGTAAGTTAAAGAGCTTTTCGGAAAAATAACTCTGAACAAAACACAAAAAATGAAAAAGGAAAATGGCTTATGGTTGCCATTTATCGATGATGTACTTGGGGATTTCGCTGCTGTCGCGTGGACCAACCAGCACTTTCCAGCCAGATAGTTCTTCGATTTCGCCGCTGATACGTGAGGCTTTGCCTGGGCTGATGATTTTGCGGTGCTTAACTTTGCCTTCGATGCCGCTTAGCTTGATGGCGTCTGCGATTTTCTCTGCGGTGAGTTTGCGTCCTGCAACGCCGCTGTCGATGGCGCTGCCTTCTGCGTCGACGACGATTAGGTAAGCGTTGGTTTTGCTTGATTCGATGTCTGAGGCGACGGTGTAGTAGGTTAAGGCGAAGTTGCTGGTGAACATGACTGGGCTGTTCTCGTCGGGGGTGCCGAAGACTTTGAGGCCTGGTGCAACTGCGACTGGTTTACGTGGGTCAGTGTAGATGTTTTGGCGTAGTACAGCGATAGGCAGTAGACTCCAACCGTCGTTACCGTGGAGGATGATTGCGTCTGTGTAGCGGACAATCAGCATGGAGGCGATGTAGGATTCGCGCCATTTGATGAGGTCGTCTGCGGTTTCGCCCTTGTTTGCCCAAGCAACCATCGGTATGCCGAGCAAGGGTAGGCCTGCGAGTTCGTCGCCTGCTTTTGTGGCTGCTCGCCGTAGCATGGTAAAGTTGTTTAGTGTATCCTGTAAGCCTTCGCTGGCGAAGGTGCCGGGGTCAAGAACGATGTCTTTTACGCCGTAGCTCTGCAGGGTCTTTGCCAGGGAAGCCAGCGCGTTGAGGTCGTTTGGTGCTGATGCAACTAGGGGTGCATCGTACATGATTGCGAGTTCTGCCATTTCTTTCCAGTTTGCGGTGGTTGCTGCGTAGAGTAGTGGGCGCGCTTTAGGTGCAGCCATGATGCCTGCCTCCATGACCTGTGGGTTTAAGGCGCAGAGGATCATGGGAAGCTTGGTGGTTTCGGAGACTTTCTTGACGCATGCCTTGAATTTGTCTGCGTCCTCGCTTGTGCAGCGGACGGCGATCATGTCGAGTTTAAGGGTGTTGCCGATGTATTCGTAGCTGAAGTTCTCGGTTTTCTGAACCCGAGCGACAACTTCGCTTTCGGGCATTTCGTCGGTTACGTCAATGGCTATGGCCGTTGGGTTCTTGTAGGTGAATTCATGGCGGTACATGACGAGTTTGCCACCGATTTTCTTGGCTTTCTCGCCGACACCGACAGTGACTTCTTTTACCGCTGGCTTAAGCATTTCTTTAAGTGTAGCATACTGCTTTGCAAATTCGGGTTTAAGCAGAGGTTTGCAAGCTTCGAGTTCGACTTCGCGGTTAACAATCTTTGTGGCGAATGCCATGCAGTTGTCTTGGCCGCATTCTTTGCAGTTAGTTTTCGGTAAGTTCTTGTAGATTGCGATTGGGCTAAGTTCTTTTAATCCGCCTTTTTTGGTTTCTGCCATATCAGTCATGTCTCCTTAAGCTTTCACCTTGACCCAGTCGAGGAATTTTGCCGGGTCAGCTTTCTTGTTAGCTGTCAAGTAGTTAGTTACGTCCTTGAGGGTTTTTACGGCTGCGGGATGCATCATCATGAACATGTCGACGCCTGCGGTTAGCAGAGTGAGAGCGGTTGTGACTTCCCAAAGTGGACCTCTGAGTTCACGGGGTTCCCAGTCAGCTGACATCTTCAGCCATGCTTCACGGGCTGCCCACGCGTTGGTTGTTCCAGAGGACATTGGTTGAGCTAACTCTAAGTCGCCCATTAATCCGCCGATGCGTGCGCGTTCCATGTTGGTGAATGCGTAGTCTAAGCCGTAGCCGAGGGCTGCGGTTGTCAAGTCCATAATGATGTCTTCGCGTTTAAGGTAGTCGAAGAGGTGCCTGTTTAGTTCACGTGCAAAGTTAAGGTCCATGGGTGTGAAGGCGAGGACTGCGTGGCCTGCGGGCTTGATGAATTTAACGCATTTTTCTACGTCCATATCGCGTGTAACGGAGCTGATGAGGAAACGTTCACCGGGGAACTGTGCGCATACCTCTTCGAAGAGTGCAGTGTCTTTAACTGGGTCACCGCATCCGCCGATAACGAGGGGCACATCGACTGCCTGCAGAACCTTCTCTATGGTTTTGCATGCGTCTTTGGGTGTTGCGTCCTTTAGCAGGGGGTCAACGCTGATAAGGTGCATTGTAACCATGTCTGCGCCGAACTTTTCAACTGCAAGCTTTGCCCATGCCGCGGGGTCGCCGACGACGTCTTTAACATGCATCTTCACGGCCTTGGACAGGGGAACTTCCATGTCGAAAACGTCTAAGGTGATGATTGGCTTGTGGGGCGTTGGATTCTCAAAGCTGTAGAAGGCAGGAGAAAGTTCTCCGCCTATGGTAAGGGTTTTGCCGCGTGTGCCGCCTTCGCTCTTGGTTGCGCCTAGTTTGACTGTTGCGATTTGGTTGGGGTACTTTTCGACTGGTGGCATGAATGATTGCTGTAGGAGGCTGGTTGGTTTGCCTGCTGCGACGCCGGCTGGGAGCTTGAGTTTTGGCAGGACGGTTGCCGCCATGCCGGGCTCAAAGAGTATCTGCAGCTCCTTAGCTTCAAGCTGGAAGTCCTCCAGCTCGATTTGCTTGAATTTTGCAAGCGCGGCTAGGAGGTCGTCTGTTAGCTGCAGACCCTCAGCGTCTTTCTTTTTGTCTGTGTCGTGGTGAGTCGTTTTATGTCACCAGGTCTATGCTTTCTTTTCGTCCTTGACGGTTTGGATGATGACTTTGTTGGCGTAGATCTTGGCGTCTTTGAGGATGATTTTGAATCCGCCGGCCATAATTGGCAGGGATCCAGCTGTGGCAACTGGCATCATGGTGCCTGCTGCTTCCTCATTAACGGTGACCGCTGCTGTTTCTTCTGCTGCTGGGGCTTCTGTTTCCCATCTTGCAACGACCGGGTGGTTCTTTGCCTTCAGGAACGCCTTGAGTTCGTCAACGTTCTTTGCATCCTCTTCGGTGGCGATTTTGTCGACGACGTCTGCTGGGATGAAGTCTTTGACTTTCTCTTTGACTTCTTTAGGTACCCAAACGATTCGGTTCCAGCCACCGTCTGCTGCGAAGAATTTGCTGCTTCGCATGTATTCGATGGACATGCCGTGGAAGCCGTCGATTTGTCTGCCGCCTGCCGCGGAGTCTGCGATGGTGCTGAAGGGTAAGCCGTTCACGGTTGCGCCCTTGAAGTTGCGTTGCACGACTGCTAAGCCGTCGACTTCTGGAACATAGAAAGTTACTGCTTCGAAGCATCCGCAGCTTGTGTGTGGATGATCAAAGGCTGTATAGAGCCAGACTTTGCTGACTTCGCCCATGCTGCGTTTCTTTGCTGCTTCGTTGACGCCGCTGAATTCACCTTTTTCTTCGTTGAGCATTTCGCCTCTTGGAATCGCGAAGACTGGGCCCTTGGGGTCGATGCTTGCGGAGGCTTTACCGTCGAACCAGCTGATGGCGCCGCAGTTGCTGTATCTTTGGGGTGTGATGACGCAGACGTGGCTTGGCGCGAATGATTGGCACAAAGCGCAGCCGTAGAATTCAGAGACTTCGGAGTCTTTGAGTCCACGGGCTTTGGAGTCGCGTGCCTCGTAGGCTTGGATTGCTGCAGGGGTCATTTCGTCTAGTTTAGCGGGGTCTGTGATGAAGGTAACCTGTAGTTTCTCGACGATTGGCAATTCGCTCTTGAATAGGCGATAGATAACTTTGCCGATTGGCTCAAAGCTGTTGAGGCCTTTCTGGAAGGATTTCTTGCCGATGCGTATCCAGATATCATAGCGCTGGTTTAGGTGCATGAAGCCCTCGATGTAGTTGAGGTAACCGTGAATGCGCCTTTCAAGGACACCTTCAAGGCCTGCATCGAGTTTCTCGCCTGCCGCTTCGATAAGGATACCGAAGGGGAAAGCGCCGCCTTCCTTTAGGTCTTTTAAGTCTGGACCGATGATGGTAATTTTGCCATCTTCGATCTCGTTCATGGGTTTTACTTTTGCCAGTTCAAACTTTTGTTTGACTGTTGGTCCGCCGAGTTCGACTTGCATGTCGTTTCTTCGGATACGTTCGCCTTCGTAGATTACGCCGACTTCTACAGGGATATCTTTAAACATTGACATTTCTAATTTCCTCCATCACTAAATTTTGAGGTCATTACTTTGAGGTTTACAGCCCACTCTTCAAGGGTTGCATTGGGGAAAGACCAGCTTGCATGCACATGATACATGTTGTCAAGAGTCATGGTTTTGAGGTCCGGTGCAAAGTGTTTGAGACCCGCCAAGATGAGTGCTTCCATGTAGTAGGGCATACCTACGTACATGACTAGGTCTGGGTGGCCTTTACCGTCCAGTCCCATCCAAGTTGGGTCACCGACGCGTTGGCTGATTTCCATTGCGTTCCAGAATGCCGCGGGTGTGTAGCCGCGTTTGATGAATTCGCCGACCATGTGAGCGGTGGCGACGACTGGAACTTTGCTTGCTTTTGCGAGGTCGATGATGTATTCGATTGCTTGTTTGCCTTCCATCCAACGTTCAGTGACGTTGCTGCCCACAATTAGGAGGGGGCGTTGGGCTCTTTTGATCATTGCTACGGCTATCTCGGGTTTTTGGATTGGGTTTGCTTTTTTAGTTGCTGCGATTTCTGCACATTGCCATGGTTCACAGGACATAGTATTCTCCTCCATTTACTCCTTCATTTTCCGAACCATTCTTGGAAGCAGGGTTGGGTCCGGAATTGCTGATTCTTTCCAGTTATTGGCTTCAAGAAGCTTGGTGATTTCGTCCTTCAT from Candidatus Bathyarchaeota archaeon encodes:
- the cdhB gene encoding CO dehydrogenase/acetyl-CoA synthase complex subunit epsilon, whose amino-acid sequence is MSCEPWQCAEIAATKKANPIQKPEIAVAMIKRAQRPLLIVGSNVTERWMEGKQAIEYIIDLAKASKVPVVATAHMVGEFIKRGYTPAAFWNAMEISQRVGDPTWMGLDGKGHPDLVMYVGMPYYMEALILAGLKHFAPDLKTMTLDNMYHVHASWSFPNATLEEWAVNLKVMTSKFSDGGN
- a CDS encoding ABC transporter ATP-binding protein, giving the protein MTTQPAIQTQNLTKIYKEGKIKAVDNLNLKIQKGEIYALIGGNGSGKTTTINMLTGSLYPTTGQIHVLDLPIPKQRRAAAAQIGVAPQEYALYSDLSVEENIWFFAQLNNMKHTEFDKRLDELLPILKLDERRKTVVSNLSGGMKRRTSIACALVHQPKIVFFDEATVGIDPVLRAFFWDYFRSLAKEGLTIVLTSHVMDEAERADRIGLMRGGKLIEEGSPAEIKRAYKAGSIEDVFIKLSVEAALDE
- a CDS encoding ABC transporter permease; this encodes MSKQGFSFSRVGAVAWRVMKQITRDRRTLGMIIMMPAIIMLIFGFALGGEVKNVPVVVDNQDAGYSVTGASSDVSVFFGGNITQALQSDDRVKVTQCSFEEGRCGVDNGTCFAALEIPANFSEVLFKRSLGAAATQLANIQVVINTTANASSSQPAQISIPASLTEALTAIEEDQNATLILYIDGTKPLNQASVLAAVQNALQTSFGATSVELDKEYAFGNLEFSGLDVSIPSVIAFVLTFLVLLISLIIITRESTSGVLARLYATPLSAIERLLGYSAGLLVLGIVMAGVILGIGVGVFGAAVQGNLALLFSAMVLYALAHIFMAVFLSNFAKNELQAVQMAPLIALPSMALSGMLIPINAFPEWVQTISKFVPMYYGNQIFEGIMLKGYGIVELGLDFAVIGGIAALFFALAVMTVKDRIPS
- the cdhD gene encoding CO dehydrogenase/acetyl-CoA synthase subunit delta; protein product: MQLTDDLLAALAKFKQIELEDFQLEAKELQILFEPGMAATVLPKLKLPAGVAAGKPTSLLQQSFMPPVEKYPNQIATVKLGATKSEGGTRGKTLTIGGELSPAFYSFENPTPHKPIITLDVFDMEVPLSKAVKMHVKDVVGDPAAWAKLAVEKFGADMVTMHLISVDPLLKDATPKDACKTIEKVLQAVDVPLVIGGCGDPVKDTALFEEVCAQFPGERFLISSVTRDMDVEKCVKFIKPAGHAVLAFTPMDLNFARELNRHLFDYLKREDIIMDLTTAALGYGLDYAFTNMERARIGGLMGDLELAQPMSSGTTNAWAAREAWLKMSADWEPRELRGPLWEVTTALTLLTAGVDMFMMMHPAAVKTLKDVTNYLTANKKADPAKFLDWVKVKA
- a CDS encoding ATP-binding protein → MSLFDLKPKESPKELFGREQELSDLIRLIEAKRWVALKGPRMVGKTSLLKAAAPTLTRRNIKVIYVNLWGAKGTDDFLKALARAINEEKSIINKIKNITLEGATVGSNGISITLSKKPMGTAWDLLDALGRQKEPYAIELDEVQELAAISGRLLRILANLFNTHSNLTFVFTGSMFGLMKTLLEPNSASPLYGRSPAIIEVNPFKEEQSKKFLGKGFLQCSMEVSSKKINDAVERLDGIPGWLTLYGNKVCVQRLSHERALEETVKEASQIVADELEHFLRNRDRSAYLAALRQASVPSSWTEIKRSVSFAKDTIVNDVTVDRIIKNLQAGMLLQQSKGRYFVGDPMLRSFVLR
- a CDS encoding VOC family protein, producing MDHTVIHFEIPANDVEKLKKFYSGLFDWKIEKTPIMEYYGITTVPSDEKGNLLRPGVNGGMYKKEQPQQQPVNYINVESVDEYSKKVVALGGQIVAPKMEIPQMGWFALAKDPEGNVFGIFESVPLQA
- the acsC gene encoding acetyl-CoA decarbonylase/synthase complex subunit gamma, with translation MAETKKGGLKELSPIAIYKNLPKTNCKECGQDNCMAFATKIVNREVELEACKPLLKPEFAKQYATLKEMLKPAVKEVTVGVGEKAKKIGGKLVMYRHEFTYKNPTAIAIDVTDEMPESEVVARVQKTENFSYEYIGNTLKLDMIAVRCTSEDADKFKACVKKVSETTKLPMILCALNPQVMEAGIMAAPKARPLLYAATTANWKEMAELAIMYDAPLVASAPNDLNALASLAKTLQSYGVKDIVLDPGTFASEGLQDTLNNFTMLRRAATKAGDELAGLPLLGIPMVAWANKGETADDLIKWRESYIASMLIVRYTDAIILHGNDGWSLLPIAVLRQNIYTDPRKPVAVAPGLKVFGTPDENSPVMFTSNFALTYYTVASDIESSKTNAYLIVVDAEGSAIDSGVAGRKLTAEKIADAIKLSGIEGKVKHRKIISPGKASRISGEIEELSGWKVLVGPRDSSEIPKYIIDKWQP
- the cdhC gene encoding CO dehydrogenase/CO-methylating acetyl-CoA synthase complex subunit beta; this translates as MFKDIPVEVGVIYEGERIRRNDMQVELGGPTVKQKFELAKVKPMNEIEDGKITIIGPDLKDLKEGGAFPFGILIEAAGEKLDAGLEGVLERRIHGYLNYIEGFMHLNQRYDIWIRIGKKSFQKGLNSFEPIGKVIYRLFKSELPIVEKLQVTFITDPAKLDEMTPAAIQAYEARDSKARGLKDSEVSEFYGCALCQSFAPSHVCVITPQRYSNCGAISWFDGKASASIDPKGPVFAIPRGEMLNEEKGEFSGVNEAAKKRSMGEVSKVWLYTAFDHPHTSCGCFEAVTFYVPEVDGLAVVQRNFKGATVNGLPFSTIADSAAGGRQIDGFHGMSIEYMRSSKFFAADGGWNRIVWVPKEVKEKVKDFIPADVVDKIATEEDAKNVDELKAFLKAKNHPVVARWETEAPAAEETAAVTVNEEAAGTMMPVATAGSLPIMAGGFKIILKDAKIYANKVIIQTVKDEKKA